In Gigantopelta aegis isolate Gae_Host chromosome 6, Gae_host_genome, whole genome shotgun sequence, the following are encoded in one genomic region:
- the LOC121375634 gene encoding leucine-rich repeat-containing protein 40-like — protein sequence MAGRGRVQKRMMGSKAGFHQKAESHDTVHPQVLKQARKSGQLNISGRSLTQVPDAVWRINIDIPEECRDVSLANTEDRWWEQVDLTKLILASNWLTSLPEDLKQLPALTVIDIHDNRLESLPDALGQLENLQKLDISRNHLTTLSSSLCHLKCLVSLHVEHNQLAELCDDIGRLDSLQDLDVSNNVLSTLPPSIGYLSQLSKLNVSNNKLVTLPPEIGDLNGLKYFDATHNQLVELPQEFGNLRRLEQLYLRHNKLTYLPILENCGNLKELHLGNNQLNALTSEHLVHLKSVTVLDLRDNKISNLPDEITLLQGLQRLDVTNNDLSGLPYALGSIDSLNSLVLDGNPMKSIRRDIVMRGTVSLKKYLKSRMEEPDVVSKADGDKDSPLPGMSSDRVRAHELHQFKTLDYSNRKATTLPEDIMEEAKTSGVVSINLNKNLFTNVPENLVYIGNTLRELYLGYNKISSLSSDISLYLKLTTLDLRCNTLSDLPHEMDVLDNLREITISNNRFTRLPPVLFELKKLEILFAADNKIDTIDAVGLQKLPLLATLDLQNNNCSQIPPELGNCLSLKSLQLSGNPCRNPRPAILTKGTPAILEYLRGRIIT from the exons ATGGCAGGAAGAGGTCGTGTACAAAAAAGAATGATGGGTTCCAAAGCTGGATTCCATCAAAAAGCGGAATCCCATGACACGGTCCACCCGCAAGTTTTGAAACAGGCGCGTAAAAGTGGACAGTTAAATATATCGGGCAGAAGTTTAACACAAG TGCCAGATGCTGTGTGGCGTATTAATATTGATATTCCAGAAGAATGCAGAGATGTTTCTCTAGCCAATACCGAGGATCGTTGGTGGGAGCAAGTAGATCTCACCAAACTGATTTTGGCATCAAATTGGCTGACATCATTGCCAGAAGATCTGAAACAGTTGCCTGCACTAACTGTCATAGAT atTCATGACAATCGACTGGAGTCTTTACCAGATGCTTTGGGACAACTGGAAAATTTACAGAAGTTAGACATAAG tCGCAACCATCTGACAACATTGTCAAGTAGCTTGTGTCACCTGAAATGTCTTGTCAGTCTTCATGTGGAACACAATCAACTGGCAGAATTATGTGATGATATTGGTCGGCTTGATTCTCTGCAGGACTTG GATGTATCAAACAACGTTTTGTCTACGCTTCCTCCATCTATTGGATATTTATCTCAGCTGTCCAAGCTAAATGTTTCCAACAACAAGCTGGTCACACTGCCACCAGAAATAGGAGATTTAAATG GACTGAAGTATTTTGATGCCACTCACAATCAGTTAGTGGAGTTACCACAAGAGTTTGGTAATTTGCGCCGTCTTGAGCAACTGTACTTAAGACATAACAAATTGACATATTTACCAATACTTGAGAACTGTGGCAATTTAAAG gAATTACATCTGGGAAACAACCAGTTAAATGCTTTGACAAGTGAGCATTTGGTGCATTTGAAAAGTGTTACTGTCCTTGACCTTCGGGATAACAAGATATCAAACCTCCCAGATGAAATAACCTTGTTGCAAGGACTCCAGAGACTTGATGTTACTAACAATGATCTCAGTGG actTCCATACGCCTTAGGAAGCATTGACTCCTTGAACTCCCTTGTTTTAGATGGAAACCCAATGAAAAGTATCAGAAGAGATATAGTCATG AGAGGTACAGTCAGTCTGAAAAAATATCTGAAGAGTCGAATGGAAGAACCTGATGTAGTAAGTAAAGCTGACGGAGACAAGGATTCACCATTGCCGGGGATGAGTAGTGATAGAGTTCGGGCACATGAACTACATCAGTTTAAAACTCTTGATTACAG CAACAGAAAAGCAACTACACTTCCTGAAGACATCATGGAGGAGGCCAAAACTAGTGGTGTTGTCTCCATTAACCTCAACAAAAATCTGTTCACCAACGTACCAGAGAA tttggtttataTTGGCAATACACTAAGAGAGTTATACCTTGGTTACAACAAGATTTCATCACTTAGTTCTGATATTTCTCTCTACCTGAAGTTGACAACACTCGATCTTAG GTGTAACACGTTGTCAGACTTGCCTCATGAAATGGATGTCCTAGATAATCTGAGAGAAATTACTATTTCCAACAACAG ATTCACTCGATTGCCCCCTGTTCTGTTTGAGCTGAAAAAGCTGGAGATACTGTTTGCGGCCGACAATAAAATTGACACAATAGATGCAGTTGGACTTCAGAAACTTCCTCTGCTTGCGACACTCGACTTGCAGAACAATAACTGCAGCCAGATTCCTCCAGAGCTTGGCAACTGTCTTTCTCTCAA ATCTCTGCAGCTGAGTGGCAACCCGTGTAGAAATCCAAGGCCTGCGATCCTCACCAAAGGGACACCAGCAATACTGGAGTATTTAAGAGGCAGGATCATTACGTGA